One genomic window of Haloferax mediterranei ATCC 33500 includes the following:
- a CDS encoding metallophosphoesterase: MSEPLVEPIPGHPAAVARTTRRGFPERSLVVADYHAGIESGLRYERGVELPSNAAVRRERLLSLLDRTGADRLVVLGDLGHRIGDPKGDEAEELRDLVDAVTDCAEMTLVPGNHDGGLADFFDDRVEVTARSGVRLGDVGFCHGHTWPSREVLAADVVCSAHEHPAVRLEDEVGGARKERVWLRGSLVPDVFADHYGVDVAELEWNDPQLVVFPVFNNTSGGTWVNVPGQGFLSPFLPDGLVGGEAYLLDGTRLGDYRNV; encoded by the coding sequence GTGTCCGAGCCGCTCGTCGAACCGATTCCCGGCCATCCCGCCGCTGTCGCCCGAACAACGCGCCGCGGGTTCCCCGAGCGTTCACTCGTCGTCGCCGACTACCACGCCGGTATCGAGTCCGGACTGCGGTACGAACGGGGGGTCGAACTCCCGTCGAACGCCGCCGTCCGCCGCGAGCGACTGCTGTCGCTTCTCGACCGAACCGGAGCCGACCGTCTGGTCGTCCTCGGCGACCTCGGCCACCGCATCGGCGACCCGAAAGGCGACGAAGCCGAAGAGCTGCGTGACCTCGTCGACGCCGTGACCGACTGCGCCGAGATGACGCTCGTCCCCGGCAATCACGACGGCGGCCTCGCGGACTTCTTCGATGACCGCGTCGAGGTGACCGCCCGTTCCGGCGTCCGACTCGGCGACGTGGGATTCTGCCACGGCCACACGTGGCCCTCACGGGAGGTGCTCGCCGCCGACGTGGTCTGTTCGGCCCACGAACACCCGGCGGTCAGACTCGAAGACGAAGTCGGCGGCGCGCGAAAAGAGCGCGTCTGGCTCCGCGGGTCGCTCGTTCCGGACGTGTTCGCCGACCACTACGGGGTCGACGTGGCGGAATTGGAGTGGAACGACCCTCAGTTGGTAGTGTTTCCGGTGTTCAACAACACCTCCGGCGGAACGTGGGTCAACGTCCCCGGGCAAGGCTTTCTGTCGCCGTTCCTCCCGGACGGGCTGGTCGGTGGTGAGGCGTACCTGTTAGATGGAACGCGGTTGGGTGACTACCGGAACGTCTGA
- a CDS encoding DEAD/DEAH box helicase, which yields MPDGEAAGMDAFTRLSQPVRNALSERGFTTPTEPQRRAIPPLAAGKNGLIIAPTGTGKTETAMLPVFSAIADAEDRFGISTLYITPLRALNRDMRQRLDWWGEQLDIDIDVRHGDTTQYQRQKQANDPPDVLVTTPETLQAMLTGKKLRKALSDVEHVVVDEVHELASAKRGAQLTIGLERLRELAGSFQRIGLSATVGSPAEVGKFLTGDRDFEIIEVDVDNRVEFDVVRPDVTNEDERLAGKLATDPEIASHVRTIRDIVRDHQSVLVFVNTRQTAEALGSRFKALDDPIEVHHGSLSKDVRIDVEDRFKAGELDALICTSSMELGIDVGRVDHVVQYNSPREVARLLQRVGRAGHRLGVVSRGTIVTDHPDDTLEALAIARRAESGEVEPARVHHGSLDTVANQIVGIVMDYGDVSARRAYEIVTRAYPFRNLSEDDFRAVVRELSGNRLLWLDEEKDRLEKSGGTWQYFYANLSMIPDEETYDVHDMSSRRQIGTLDEKFVLNFASPGATFIQRGEMWRVNDVDDEAARVNVSPIEDPGGEVPSWVGSEIPVPAPVAGEVGELRDVAAPQFNSGADREHVARDVVMRYPTDEGTVSTALGPIERQAEADASIPTADRLVLEGSPRKVTLNSCYGHRVNETLGRLLSALIGQRTGSSVGMEVDPYRVEFDVPGNVSPTTFAEVLRETDPKHVEALLELALKRSDSLKFTLAQVAAKFGALKRYQGKGRFGGDRLLAALEDTPIFDEAIREVFHTDLAVEEAVDLLRRIHDGDVELVVAREPTPIGTGGRSSGTDLLVPENADASVIETIRERIQNDRVLLACLHCKEWTRKTKVKRVRDPPTCPNCGATRVAALNPWDEEAVKAVRAPEKDDEQERLTKRAYRSASLVQAHGNKAVVALAARGVGPHNAARIINKLRDDDADFYRDILEREREYARTQSFWD from the coding sequence ATGCCAGACGGCGAGGCCGCCGGAATGGACGCCTTTACGAGGCTCTCGCAACCCGTCCGAAATGCCCTCTCGGAGCGCGGATTCACGACGCCGACCGAGCCACAGCGTCGTGCGATTCCGCCGCTCGCCGCTGGAAAGAACGGTCTCATCATCGCGCCGACCGGGACCGGAAAGACGGAGACGGCGATGCTGCCGGTCTTTTCGGCCATCGCCGACGCGGAGGACCGATTCGGAATCTCCACACTCTACATTACCCCGCTTCGGGCGCTGAACCGCGACATGCGCCAGCGCCTCGATTGGTGGGGCGAACAACTCGACATCGACATCGACGTTCGCCACGGCGACACCACGCAGTACCAACGACAGAAGCAGGCCAACGACCCGCCGGACGTGTTGGTGACGACGCCCGAGACGTTGCAGGCGATGTTGACCGGAAAGAAGCTCAGAAAGGCGCTTTCGGACGTAGAACACGTCGTCGTCGACGAGGTCCACGAACTCGCGTCGGCCAAGCGCGGCGCGCAGTTGACCATCGGGTTAGAGCGTCTTCGAGAACTCGCGGGGTCGTTCCAGCGAATCGGTCTGTCGGCGACCGTCGGGTCACCGGCGGAAGTCGGGAAGTTCCTGACTGGTGACCGCGACTTCGAAATCATCGAAGTCGACGTGGACAACCGCGTCGAATTCGACGTGGTTCGACCCGACGTGACGAACGAGGACGAGCGATTGGCGGGGAAACTCGCCACCGACCCCGAAATCGCGAGTCACGTCCGGACGATACGCGACATCGTCCGCGACCACCAGTCGGTGCTCGTCTTCGTCAACACCCGCCAGACTGCGGAAGCGCTCGGCTCTCGGTTCAAGGCGCTCGACGACCCTATCGAAGTCCACCACGGGTCGCTCTCGAAGGACGTGCGAATCGACGTGGAAGACCGATTCAAAGCCGGTGAGTTGGACGCGCTCATCTGTACGTCGTCGATGGAACTCGGCATCGACGTGGGCCGGGTCGACCACGTCGTTCAGTACAATAGTCCGCGCGAGGTCGCCAGACTCCTCCAGCGCGTTGGCCGCGCCGGACACCGGTTGGGTGTCGTCTCTCGGGGAACCATCGTCACGGACCACCCGGACGACACGCTCGAAGCACTCGCTATCGCCCGTCGGGCCGAATCAGGCGAGGTCGAACCCGCGCGCGTCCACCACGGCAGCCTCGATACCGTAGCGAACCAAATTGTGGGCATCGTCATGGACTACGGCGACGTCTCGGCCCGGCGGGCCTACGAAATCGTCACGCGGGCGTACCCTTTCCGAAACCTGTCGGAAGACGACTTCCGCGCCGTCGTCCGCGAACTCTCCGGTAATCGGCTCCTCTGGCTGGACGAGGAGAAGGACCGCCTCGAAAAGTCGGGCGGCACGTGGCAGTACTTCTACGCCAATCTCTCGATGATACCCGACGAGGAGACTTACGACGTACACGACATGTCTTCGCGTCGGCAAATCGGCACCCTCGACGAAAAATTCGTCCTCAACTTCGCCTCGCCGGGAGCGACGTTCATCCAGCGCGGCGAGATGTGGCGCGTCAACGATGTAGACGACGAAGCGGCGCGGGTGAACGTCTCGCCCATCGAAGACCCCGGCGGCGAGGTGCCGTCGTGGGTCGGCTCGGAGATTCCTGTTCCCGCGCCCGTGGCTGGCGAGGTGGGCGAACTCCGCGATGTAGCGGCACCCCAATTCAACTCGGGTGCAGACCGCGAGCACGTCGCCCGCGATGTCGTCATGCGGTACCCGACCGACGAGGGAACCGTCTCGACGGCCTTGGGTCCCATCGAGCGACAGGCCGAGGCTGACGCGTCGATTCCGACCGCCGACAGACTCGTCCTCGAAGGGTCGCCACGGAAGGTGACGCTCAACTCCTGTTACGGCCACCGGGTGAACGAAACGCTCGGGAGGCTTCTGTCGGCACTCATCGGCCAGCGCACCGGCTCGTCGGTCGGGATGGAAGTCGACCCGTATCGGGTCGAGTTCGACGTGCCGGGGAACGTCAGCCCGACGACGTTCGCCGAGGTGCTTCGGGAGACGGACCCGAAACACGTCGAAGCGCTGCTCGAACTCGCGCTGAAGCGCTCGGACTCGCTGAAGTTCACGCTCGCGCAGGTCGCCGCGAAGTTCGGGGCGCTCAAGCGCTATCAGGGAAAGGGCCGCTTCGGCGGCGACAGACTTCTCGCGGCGCTCGAAGACACCCCCATCTTCGACGAAGCAATCAGAGAAGTGTTCCACACGGACCTCGCCGTCGAGGAGGCGGTCGACCTGCTACGGCGCATCCACGACGGCGACGTCGAACTCGTCGTCGCCCGCGAACCGACACCCATCGGTACCGGCGGCCGGAGTTCGGGAACCGACTTGCTCGTCCCCGAAAACGCCGACGCCAGCGTCATCGAGACGATTCGAGAGCGGATTCAGAACGACCGGGTGCTCCTCGCGTGTCTCCACTGCAAGGAGTGGACGCGGAAGACGAAGGTCAAACGCGTGCGCGACCCGCCGACGTGTCCGAACTGCGGCGCGACCCGCGTCGCCGCCCTCAACCCGTGGGACGAAGAAGCGGTGAAAGCGGTTCGAGCCCCGGAAAAAGACGACGAACAGGAGCGCCTGACGAAGCGGGCCTACCGCTCTGCGAGTCTGGTGCAGGCCCACGGGAACAAAGCCGTCGTCGCGCTCGCGGCCCGCGGGGTCGGCCCGCACAACGCGGCCCGAATTATCAACAAACTCCGCGACGACGACGCAGACTTCTACCGCGACATCCTCGAACGCGAGCGCGAGTACGCCCGGACGCAGTCGTTTTGGGACTGA
- a CDS encoding RPA family protein, protein MSSSPVVGTREVAYRAFAAEFDDASMSYSESDEERAPNYVVTPTGARLNRTFVAGVLTEVEHVNDEVLRGRIADPTGAFVTYAGQYQPEPMAFLDGTTPPAFVSLAGKARTYEPDDADVVYTSVRPESINTVDADVRDRWIVSAAEATLHRIAVFDEALSMSYRGDDLTRALEARGVDPTLAAGIPRAIDHYGTTRTYLEALRELAVQALELVANERDQVEPLSTSPDEGGDAVLGSLPELDLEPVDNVNIASTEADAETAESAESGDAGEAEPDTEPVTAEATAEATAETTDVLDNDVAAESQTAEPESVTAATETEPEAASESEPESETELEPEPNPELELDSEPEPEPEPETEPEPEPEPEPETEAEPEPEPTSEPATESTGTLGDFEDDLSESEPLGTADDELGDFEDDFGDIDSTESEEPSAEAESSATESDDSTAESTDPDGMYELDDDERAEIESEFGTEFTSGADVDPAGEADIDVPDADELSEQLEAEPVSADEADAEATESESEPELEAEPESEPKSEPEPEPEPEPVSDTVDDDADEADTAAADTEADDTAAEDIDLESVVVETMEDLDDGDGADHDDVLAAVVDEYGADPDAVEDAIQEALLGGRCYEPQDGVLKAI, encoded by the coding sequence ATGAGTTCCTCGCCGGTCGTCGGCACCCGCGAAGTCGCTTACCGCGCGTTCGCCGCCGAGTTCGACGACGCCTCGATGTCCTACTCCGAAAGCGACGAGGAACGCGCGCCGAACTACGTGGTCACGCCGACAGGTGCGCGCCTGAACCGGACGTTCGTCGCGGGCGTCCTCACCGAAGTCGAGCACGTCAACGACGAGGTACTCCGCGGGCGCATCGCCGACCCGACGGGCGCGTTCGTCACCTACGCCGGGCAGTACCAACCCGAACCGATGGCGTTCCTCGACGGGACGACGCCTCCGGCGTTCGTCTCACTCGCCGGGAAGGCTCGGACCTACGAACCTGACGACGCCGACGTGGTCTACACGTCGGTTCGCCCCGAGAGCATCAACACCGTCGACGCCGACGTGCGCGACCGCTGGATTGTCTCGGCCGCCGAGGCGACGCTTCACCGAATCGCGGTGTTCGACGAGGCGCTGTCGATGTCCTACCGTGGCGACGACCTGACCCGCGCCCTCGAAGCCCGCGGCGTCGACCCGACGCTCGCCGCTGGCATTCCGCGCGCAATCGACCACTACGGAACGACCCGAACGTACCTCGAAGCCCTTCGCGAACTCGCCGTGCAGGCGCTCGAACTCGTTGCGAACGAGCGCGACCAGGTCGAACCGCTTTCGACGTCACCGGACGAGGGTGGCGACGCGGTACTCGGTTCGCTTCCGGAACTCGACCTCGAACCGGTCGACAACGTCAACATCGCTTCCACCGAGGCTGACGCAGAAACTGCTGAATCCGCCGAGTCTGGTGACGCGGGCGAAGCAGAACCGGACACCGAGCCAGTCACTGCCGAGGCAACAGCTGAGGCAACTGCCGAAACGACAGACGTGCTCGACAACGACGTTGCAGCCGAGTCGCAGACGGCGGAGCCCGAGTCTGTGACGGCTGCAACCGAGACGGAACCGGAAGCAGCGTCGGAATCCGAACCTGAATCGGAAACCGAACTGGAACCGGAACCCAATCCGGAGTTAGAACTGGATTCCGAGCCGGAACCAGAGCCGGAACCGGAGACGGAACCAGAGCCGGAACCAGAGCCAGAACCGGAGACGGAAGCAGAGCCAGAACCGGAGCCAACATCCGAACCTGCAACCGAGTCGACCGGTACCCTCGGTGACTTCGAGGACGACCTGAGCGAGAGTGAACCGCTCGGTACAGCCGACGACGAACTCGGTGACTTCGAGGATGACTTCGGCGATATCGACTCGACCGAATCCGAAGAACCCTCGGCAGAAGCGGAGTCTTCGGCCACCGAGTCGGACGATTCCACGGCTGAGTCGACCGACCCCGACGGGATGTACGAACTCGACGACGACGAACGCGCCGAAATCGAATCCGAGTTCGGCACGGAGTTCACGTCCGGCGCTGATGTCGACCCCGCTGGCGAGGCTGACATCGACGTGCCCGACGCAGACGAACTCTCCGAGCAACTCGAAGCAGAGCCGGTTTCGGCCGACGAAGCGGACGCTGAGGCGACCGAGTCGGAATCAGAGCCAGAACTGGAGGCCGAGCCTGAGTCTGAACCAAAATCGGAGCCGGAACCAGAGCCGGAACCGGAACCTGTCTCGGATACCGTTGACGACGATGCGGACGAAGCCGACACCGCAGCGGCGGACACGGAAGCCGACGACACCGCCGCCGAAGACATCGACCTCGAATCGGTCGTCGTCGAAACGATGGAAGACCTCGACGACGGCGACGGCGCGGACCACGACGACGTGCTCGCTGCCGTCGTCGACGAGTACGGCGCGGACCCCGATGCGGTCGAAGACGCCATTCAGGAGGCGCTTCTCGGCGGTCGGTGCTACGAACCGCAGGACGGCGTGCTGAAAGCTATCTAA